A window from Streptomyces sp. NBC_00271 encodes these proteins:
- a CDS encoding GntR family transcriptional regulator gives MTLKIHIDEGAAPYEQVRAQISEQARSGALPVGYKLPTVRGLAEELGLAANTVAKAYRALESDGVIETRGRNGTFVAAAGSAAEREAASAAQAYAERVHRLGLSESAALDAVRDALRAAYGD, from the coding sequence GTGACGTTGAAGATCCACATCGATGAGGGGGCCGCGCCCTACGAACAGGTGCGTGCCCAGATCTCCGAGCAGGCGCGGTCCGGCGCGCTGCCGGTCGGCTACAAGCTGCCCACCGTGCGGGGGCTGGCCGAGGAACTCGGCCTCGCCGCCAACACGGTCGCCAAGGCCTACCGGGCGCTGGAGTCGGACGGGGTGATCGAGACGCGCGGCCGCAACGGGACGTTCGTCGCCGCGGCGGGCTCGGCGGCGGAGCGCGAAGCGGCGTCGGCCGCACAGGCGTACGCCGAGCGCGTGCACCGCCTCGGCCTCTCCGAGTCCGCCGCGCTGGACGCCGTACGGGATGCCCTGCGGGCGGCCTACGGGGACTAG
- a CDS encoding GNAT family N-acetyltransferase — MTVIISDVRPDDRRHTEGFAHIRNRALPFVLYTPDSIAYDVTHAHPDAHYRPLLAEQDGEPIGTAQVGIAHDSAEPNQGYLNVYVDPDRTRRGAGSLLVRTAEEHLAALGATKLFAWVLDEPGNRAFAEKHGYRASRSAHFLRLDLAGSTLPALQSPPPGVELCKGSDFADDPRPLFTLDAETMADEPSDIPHEFTDYQAWLQETWRHPLFSAELTTVALVDGRPAAFSAARTDGGTRYGTVMTGTAAAFRGRGLAKLAKNDSLHRARAAGYTEAFTGNDAGNEPMIAINKWFGYEICGTEVRYVRELA, encoded by the coding sequence ATGACTGTGATCATCAGCGACGTCCGCCCGGACGACCGACGGCACACCGAGGGCTTCGCCCACATCCGAAACCGCGCACTCCCCTTCGTGCTGTACACCCCCGACTCCATCGCGTACGACGTCACGCACGCGCACCCCGACGCCCACTACCGCCCGCTGCTCGCGGAGCAGGACGGCGAACCGATCGGCACGGCCCAGGTCGGCATCGCGCACGACAGCGCGGAGCCGAACCAGGGCTACCTCAACGTGTACGTCGACCCCGACCGCACCCGCCGGGGCGCGGGCTCCCTCCTGGTGCGCACCGCCGAGGAGCACCTGGCGGCCCTGGGCGCGACCAAGCTCTTCGCCTGGGTCCTGGACGAGCCGGGCAACCGCGCGTTCGCCGAGAAGCACGGCTACCGAGCGAGCCGCTCCGCCCACTTCCTCCGCCTCGACCTGGCGGGCAGCACCCTGCCGGCGCTCCAGAGCCCGCCGCCGGGCGTCGAACTGTGCAAGGGCTCGGACTTCGCCGACGACCCGCGCCCCCTGTTCACCCTGGACGCGGAGACGATGGCGGACGAACCCAGCGACATTCCCCACGAGTTCACGGACTACCAGGCCTGGCTCCAGGAGACCTGGCGCCACCCCCTGTTCAGCGCCGAGCTGACCACGGTCGCGCTCGTCGACGGCCGCCCGGCGGCGTTCAGCGCGGCCCGCACGGACGGCGGCACCCGCTACGGCACCGTGATGACGGGCACCGCCGCCGCGTTCCGCGGTCGCGGCCTCGCCAAGCTCGCCAAGAACGACTCGCTGCACCGGGCCCGCGCCGCCGGGTACACGGAGGCGTTCACGGGCAACGACGCCGGCAACGAACCGATGATCGCGATCAACAAGTGGTTCGGCTACGAGATCTGCGGGACGGAGGTGCGGTATGTCCGCGAACTCGCCTGA
- a CDS encoding DUF72 domain-containing protein yields MTLFVGTSGWQYKDWRGVLYPDGVPMRLWLEEYAARFATVEINNAFYRLPSRETFESWRERTPPDFVVALKASRYLTHIKRLRDPAEPVDRLMGHAAGLGDRLGPVLLQLPPTLHADPALLDECLGRFPAGVRVAVEPRHDSWWTSEVRKVLESRGAALCWADVLARPVTPLWRTTDWGYVRFHEGRAQPWPRYGRQSLTTWVRRVTDAWSDHHDVYAYFNNDPNAAAIHDSVAFAHAARTTGLPVTRTPDDRT; encoded by the coding sequence ATGACCCTGTTCGTCGGCACGTCGGGGTGGCAGTACAAGGACTGGCGCGGCGTCCTGTACCCGGACGGGGTGCCGATGCGGCTGTGGCTGGAGGAGTACGCGGCACGGTTCGCCACGGTCGAGATCAACAACGCGTTCTACCGGCTGCCGTCGCGGGAGACCTTCGAGAGCTGGCGGGAGCGCACCCCGCCCGACTTCGTCGTCGCCCTCAAGGCGAGCCGCTATCTGACGCACATCAAACGGCTGCGCGACCCGGCGGAGCCGGTCGACCGGCTGATGGGCCACGCCGCCGGGCTCGGCGACCGCCTGGGCCCGGTCCTGCTCCAGCTCCCGCCCACGCTGCACGCCGACCCCGCCCTTCTCGACGAGTGTCTGGGCCGCTTCCCCGCCGGCGTCCGGGTCGCGGTCGAACCGCGCCACGACTCCTGGTGGACATCGGAGGTGCGCAAGGTGCTCGAGTCACGGGGTGCCGCCCTCTGCTGGGCCGATGTGCTGGCCCGCCCCGTGACGCCCCTGTGGCGGACCACCGACTGGGGCTACGTCCGCTTCCACGAGGGCCGCGCCCAGCCGTGGCCGCGCTACGGCCGGCAGTCCCTGACGACCTGGGTACGGCGCGTCACGGACGCCTGGTCCGACCACCACGACGTGTACGCGTACTTCAACAACGACCCGAACGCGGCGGCGATCCACGACTCGGTGGCCTTCGCCCACGCCGCAAGAACAACGGGCCTGCCGGTGACCCGCACGCCGGACGACAGGACCTAG
- a CDS encoding DUF402 domain-containing protein gives MSANSPDAPRTVEVVLVKSGRTKIRYPAELLADDGTRVTVRAPWAGEGVRDFGFVRFEPGDVFTEHYWRDRWYAVKEVRDAEGVRKGWYCDITRPATLSGGELVVEDLDLDLWRSADGTDVLRLDEDEFAASGLATTDPRAAAAAQNALDTLELLAREGDFEALFG, from the coding sequence ATGTCCGCGAACTCGCCTGACGCACCTCGCACCGTGGAGGTCGTCCTCGTCAAGTCCGGTCGCACGAAGATCCGTTACCCCGCCGAACTGCTCGCCGACGACGGCACCCGCGTCACCGTGCGCGCGCCGTGGGCGGGCGAGGGCGTCCGCGACTTCGGCTTCGTACGGTTCGAGCCGGGCGATGTCTTCACCGAGCACTACTGGCGGGACCGCTGGTACGCGGTCAAGGAGGTCCGGGACGCCGAGGGCGTACGGAAGGGCTGGTACTGCGACATCACCCGCCCGGCCACCCTCTCCGGCGGCGAACTGGTCGTCGAGGACCTCGACCTGGACCTGTGGCGCTCCGCGGACGGCACGGACGTACTGCGCCTGGACGAGGACGAGTTCGCGGCGAGCGGCCTCGCGACGACCGATCCGCGGGCCGCGGCCGCCGCGCAGAACGCCCTCGACACACTCGAACTCCTGGCCCGCGAGGGCGACTTCGAGGCCCTGTTCGGCTAG
- a CDS encoding lipopolysaccharide biosynthesis protein has product MSDTTTTAQASSPTAEAPEQRPGRRLRLPGRGRKDGGGGNQLFRNAYALMLNTGISAVLGLGYWLVAARYYSDTAVGQGSAAIAAMKLLAGLTAVTLTGALARFIPVAGRATGRLIFRTYAGSSVVVALAAVVFLLTLNAWGPSYRFLHGPLNGLGFILAVVAWSLLTLQDGVLTGLRSALWVPVGNTVFSAVKLALLIGLAAAIPTTGVFVSWVAAIALSVVPLGLLVFRRLVPRHIKATEERANPPTLKEVGRFLAGDYTGSLFSLAVVYLVPVIVASQVSSSDNAYFYITTTIGGTVNLLAINMGASLTVEGSHDPARLAANTRAAIKRMTRIMLPVCGLLFVGAPFILHVFGDGYAHAATPLLRWFAVGALLRVVMETYFAVLRAQSRTSGLAYLQGLLCVLVLGLTVILLPRMGLTGAGVAEISSLAVIVSIAAPKLFKIVRTAPPAELPAGAAPDGDLADLGARDVAAAKPREAKRGPAWALDSDTLALGVHVDFDHQERRPDVRPGPGTPPTGTPKARPDHRPTWALKPQPPSVGLPVEAREPGSEASLGPAEAPEVDAPFETDGSDSAPTGARGGTSSGSAAWARSATTDPQPADDTTPPPPPPLRERLRHPSKPGVLLGFLLISALLLYWVPALGLDDASLDKMGGLGLISVLPLPTLIGAALLITVFASLLWMNREHRGLLLITLLATVISLHALPAVIETEPRFATAWQHLGFIDYIDRTGSAVPDLDARWSWPGFFAGAAFVAKACGVSDLTEVIRWWPLTMQLLYLAPMFLLVRSMRASWRAKWTGIWIFVLSGWVGQDYFSPQGFTYLLYLVFVAILLVWFRAPRVLWAKVRPGEAEVEATDRRQRAVLLMVLIGLFAASVPAHQLTPFVMLGVLAVLVLAGRCELRGLPILFAVLVCVWIGFMAEPYWSGHFNDLFGGVGGVGSNVSTSVSGRIQGGSSTHKLVLYARVLLAGGVMAFACWGWWRRRDHKYRERSLIVLTFVPFLGFGMQSYGGEMALRVFMFALPGAALLAGLALFPRTGVTAKEREKDRVSLAPLAAAMAGLLLMGGFLVARWGNESFERIRPGEVTAMNYVYAHDKPTVRLLWLSNDTVNNVTPAMPWGTRDMEKVQYVPTLAPSDPVLVSGLVKSLKDAGPNSYLMINRSQVVYLQMDVGYSATWESRLIRNLDDRQDLKKVLVNDDVTMYALGKQPAGKVPEPDPGPIGPLVTWTPWSVVGALAAVALIIMLAAREVVRVAVRPSVRQLRWLQSSFWFSLPLLAVLLASLVQRFLTMK; this is encoded by the coding sequence GTGTCTGACACGACGACCACAGCCCAGGCTTCATCGCCCACCGCCGAGGCGCCCGAGCAGCGGCCCGGGCGCCGCCTCCGCCTGCCCGGCCGGGGCCGCAAGGACGGCGGCGGAGGCAACCAACTCTTCCGCAACGCCTACGCCCTGATGCTCAACACCGGGATCTCCGCGGTGCTCGGGCTCGGCTACTGGCTGGTCGCCGCCCGCTACTACTCCGACACCGCGGTCGGCCAGGGCTCCGCCGCGATCGCCGCGATGAAGCTCCTCGCGGGCCTGACCGCGGTGACCCTGACCGGAGCCCTGGCCCGCTTCATCCCCGTCGCGGGCCGCGCCACCGGACGCCTCATCTTCCGTACGTACGCGGGAAGTTCGGTGGTCGTGGCGCTGGCCGCCGTGGTCTTCCTACTGACGCTGAACGCATGGGGACCCTCGTACCGCTTCCTGCACGGCCCGCTCAACGGCCTCGGCTTCATCCTGGCGGTCGTCGCCTGGTCGCTGCTGACCCTGCAGGACGGCGTGCTGACCGGACTGCGCAGCGCGCTCTGGGTGCCGGTGGGCAACACCGTGTTCTCCGCGGTGAAGCTGGCGCTGCTCATCGGGCTCGCCGCCGCGATCCCGACGACGGGTGTCTTCGTCTCCTGGGTCGCCGCGATCGCCCTGTCGGTGGTACCGCTCGGCCTGCTGGTCTTCCGGCGGCTGGTCCCCCGGCACATCAAGGCGACCGAGGAACGCGCGAACCCGCCCACGCTCAAGGAGGTCGGACGCTTCCTCGCCGGCGACTACACCGGCTCGCTCTTCTCGCTCGCCGTCGTCTATCTCGTGCCGGTGATCGTCGCCTCGCAGGTCAGCTCCTCCGACAACGCGTACTTCTACATCACCACGACGATCGGCGGCACGGTCAACCTGCTCGCCATCAACATGGGCGCCTCGCTGACCGTCGAGGGCTCGCACGACCCCGCGCGGCTCGCCGCGAACACCCGGGCCGCGATCAAGCGCATGACGCGGATCATGCTGCCCGTGTGCGGACTGCTGTTCGTCGGGGCGCCGTTCATCCTGCACGTGTTCGGCGACGGCTACGCGCACGCGGCGACCCCGCTGCTGCGCTGGTTCGCGGTCGGCGCGCTGCTGCGGGTCGTCATGGAGACGTACTTCGCGGTGCTGCGCGCCCAGAGCCGCACCTCCGGACTCGCCTATCTGCAGGGCCTGCTGTGCGTCCTGGTCCTCGGCCTGACGGTGATCCTGCTGCCCCGGATGGGCCTGACCGGGGCGGGCGTCGCGGAGATCTCCAGCCTCGCGGTGATCGTGTCGATCGCCGCGCCCAAGCTGTTCAAGATCGTACGGACCGCGCCGCCCGCCGAACTCCCGGCGGGCGCAGCGCCGGACGGGGACCTCGCCGACCTGGGTGCGCGCGACGTGGCCGCGGCGAAGCCGCGCGAGGCGAAGCGGGGGCCCGCCTGGGCCCTCGACTCCGACACCCTCGCCCTCGGCGTGCACGTCGACTTCGACCACCAGGAACGCCGCCCGGACGTCCGCCCGGGCCCCGGCACCCCACCCACGGGCACACCCAAGGCACGCCCGGACCACCGCCCGACCTGGGCGCTCAAGCCGCAACCGCCCTCAGTGGGTCTGCCGGTGGAGGCGCGGGAGCCGGGCTCGGAGGCTTCCCTGGGCCCGGCGGAGGCCCCGGAAGTCGACGCTCCCTTCGAGACGGACGGTTCGGACAGCGCCCCGACAGGGGCGCGGGGCGGGACATCAAGCGGCTCCGCCGCGTGGGCGCGATCAGCCACCACCGACCCGCAGCCGGCAGACGACACAACCCCACCACCCCCACCACCCCTCCGTGAACGCCTACGACACCCCTCCAAACCCGGCGTGCTCCTCGGCTTCCTGCTGATCTCCGCACTGCTCCTCTACTGGGTCCCGGCACTGGGCCTCGACGACGCCTCCCTCGACAAGATGGGCGGCCTCGGCCTCATCTCCGTCCTGCCGCTGCCCACCCTGATCGGCGCGGCTCTCCTGATCACGGTCTTCGCCTCGCTGCTCTGGATGAACCGCGAGCACAGGGGCCTGCTGCTCATCACCCTGCTCGCCACCGTGATCTCCCTGCACGCGCTCCCCGCGGTCATCGAGACCGAGCCACGGTTCGCCACCGCCTGGCAGCACCTCGGCTTCATCGACTACATCGACCGCACCGGGTCCGCAGTGCCCGACCTGGACGCCCGCTGGAGCTGGCCGGGCTTCTTCGCGGGGGCCGCGTTCGTCGCCAAGGCCTGCGGTGTCAGCGACCTCACCGAGGTGATCCGCTGGTGGCCGCTGACCATGCAGCTGCTCTACCTGGCCCCGATGTTCCTGCTCGTGCGTTCGATGCGGGCGAGCTGGCGCGCCAAGTGGACCGGCATCTGGATCTTCGTGCTGAGCGGCTGGGTGGGCCAGGACTACTTCTCCCCCCAGGGCTTCACCTACCTCCTCTACCTCGTCTTCGTGGCGATCCTCCTGGTGTGGTTCCGGGCGCCGCGTGTGCTGTGGGCGAAGGTGCGCCCGGGCGAGGCGGAGGTCGAGGCGACCGACCGGCGCCAGCGGGCCGTGCTCCTCATGGTGCTGATCGGCCTGTTCGCGGCGAGCGTCCCGGCACACCAGCTCACCCCGTTCGTGATGCTCGGAGTGCTCGCGGTCCTCGTCCTCGCGGGCCGCTGCGAACTGCGCGGGCTGCCGATCCTGTTCGCCGTGCTGGTCTGCGTCTGGATCGGCTTCATGGCCGAGCCGTACTGGTCGGGGCACTTCAACGACCTGTTCGGCGGGGTCGGCGGCGTCGGCAGCAATGTGTCGACCTCCGTCTCCGGCCGTATCCAGGGCGGCAGTTCGACACACAAACTCGTCCTCTACGCGCGCGTGCTGCTCGCCGGCGGGGTGATGGCCTTCGCCTGCTGGGGCTGGTGGCGACGGCGCGACCACAAGTACCGCGAGCGGTCGCTGATCGTCCTGACCTTCGTCCCGTTCCTGGGCTTCGGCATGCAGTCGTACGGCGGCGAGATGGCCCTGCGGGTCTTCATGTTCGCCCTGCCGGGGGCGGCGCTGCTGGCCGGCCTCGCCCTCTTCCCGCGCACCGGCGTCACCGCGAAGGAACGGGAGAAGGACCGGGTGAGCCTCGCCCCGCTGGCCGCGGCCATGGCGGGTCTGCTGCTCATGGGTGGCTTCCTGGTGGCCCGTTGGGGCAACGAGTCCTTCGAGCGGATCCGGCCGGGCGAGGTCACGGCCATGAACTACGTGTACGCGCACGACAAGCCGACCGTACGGCTGCTGTGGCTGAGCAACGACACGGTCAACAACGTGACGCCCGCGATGCCGTGGGGCACCCGGGACATGGAGAAGGTGCAGTACGTGCCGACGCTGGCACCCAGCGACCCGGTGCTGGTGTCCGGGCTGGTCAAGTCGCTCAAGGACGCCGGCCCGAACTCGTACCTGATGATCAACCGCAGTCAGGTGGTCTACCTCCAGATGGACGTGGGCTACTCGGCGACCTGGGAGTCGCGGCTCATCCGCAACCTCGACGACCGGCAGGACCTGAAGAAGGTCCTCGTCAACGACGACGTGACGATGTACGCGCTGGGCAAGCAGCCCGCGGGCAAGGTGCCCGAGCCCGATCCGGGACCGATCGGTCCGCTGGTCACCTGGACACCGTGGTCGGTCGTCGGCGCGCTGGCGGCGGTGGCGCTCATCATCATGCTGGCGGCGCGGGAGGTCGTACGGGTCGCGGTGCGGCCGAGTGTGCGGCAGCTGCGGTGGCTGCAGAGCAGCTTCTGGTTCTCGCTGCCGCTGCTGGCGGTGCTGCTGGCCTCGCTCGTACAGCGGTTCCTGACCATGAAGTAG
- a CDS encoding class I SAM-dependent methyltransferase: MTGYNEMNPGQSGVKPCPSEVGPELGGAGGGAETVADTDRVDWDAEADTFDDEPDHGLRDAVVREAWAERLRAWLPETPCEVLDLGCGTGSLALLAAERGHHVTGIDGAPRMVDLARAKLAGRDAVFLLGDATAPPVGEQRFDVVLVRHVLWALPDPGRVLRHWRGLLRPGGRLVLVEGVWGTLSPVGIPADRLAALLEPLTSDLRVERLSDDARLWGREVADERYAVVAHV; encoded by the coding sequence ATGACGGGTTACAACGAAATGAATCCAGGTCAGAGCGGTGTCAAACCTTGTCCGAGCGAGGTGGGGCCGGAGCTCGGCGGCGCGGGCGGGGGCGCGGAGACGGTGGCCGACACGGACCGGGTGGACTGGGACGCCGAGGCCGACACCTTCGACGACGAACCGGACCACGGGCTGCGCGACGCCGTCGTGCGGGAGGCCTGGGCGGAGCGGTTGCGCGCCTGGCTGCCCGAGACCCCGTGCGAGGTGCTCGACCTCGGCTGTGGCACCGGCAGCCTGGCGCTTCTCGCGGCCGAGCGGGGCCACCATGTCACCGGGATCGACGGCGCGCCACGCATGGTCGACCTGGCCCGCGCCAAGCTCGCCGGACGTGACGCGGTGTTCCTCCTAGGTGACGCGACGGCACCGCCCGTCGGCGAGCAGCGGTTCGACGTCGTGCTCGTGCGGCACGTCCTGTGGGCGCTGCCCGACCCCGGGCGCGTCCTGCGGCACTGGCGCGGGCTGCTGCGCCCCGGAGGACGGCTCGTCCTGGTCGAGGGGGTGTGGGGGACGCTGAGCCCCGTCGGCATACCCGCGGACCGGCTGGCCGCCCTGCTGGAACCCCTGACCTCGGACCTCCGGGTGGAGCGGCTGTCCGACGACGCGCGGCTGTGGGGGCGCGAGGTGGCGGACGAGCGGTACGCGGTGGTGGCCCACGTCTGA
- a CDS encoding DUF5925 domain-containing protein codes for MSANPHDALPIRLNVDDSDSPSDVVDALFLGRFATGEQPHSHAANIDRVRSGATLLPPGARVLRSARDDDRSATLAEGDGWTLLVSRWNRGADVTVTATSTELAAKILDQATDGAADEPEPQPENVTMGFWYVSPRRGPHRTTRQISAGTWEEVRSNYTGPVADAMDRLMKTTPEDIAGRLLLLHGPPGTGKTSALRTLARSWRDWCQVDCVLDPERLFSDVGYLMDIAIGEEDGTGKGRWRLLLLEDCDELIRGEAKHTAGQALSRLLNLTDGLLGQGRNVLVGVTTNEDLERLHPAVVRPGRCLARIEVGALTRPEAVSWLGTEEGVGRDGATLAELYALRRGTTPTSVPDQREGADAGLYL; via the coding sequence ATGTCTGCCAACCCACACGACGCACTGCCGATCCGGCTCAACGTCGACGACAGCGACTCACCGTCGGACGTCGTCGACGCGCTGTTCCTCGGCCGCTTCGCGACGGGCGAGCAGCCGCACTCGCACGCGGCGAACATCGACCGCGTACGGTCCGGGGCGACGCTCCTCCCGCCGGGCGCCCGCGTGCTGCGCTCGGCCCGCGACGACGACCGCAGCGCCACGCTCGCCGAGGGCGACGGCTGGACCCTGCTGGTGTCCCGCTGGAACCGCGGCGCCGACGTCACGGTCACCGCGACCAGCACCGAACTGGCCGCCAAGATCCTCGACCAGGCGACGGACGGCGCGGCGGACGAACCCGAACCCCAGCCGGAGAACGTGACGATGGGGTTCTGGTACGTCTCCCCGCGCCGCGGCCCGCACCGCACCACCCGGCAGATCTCCGCGGGTACGTGGGAGGAGGTGCGGTCGAACTACACCGGACCGGTGGCGGACGCCATGGACCGGCTGATGAAGACGACGCCCGAGGACATCGCGGGCCGGCTGTTGCTGCTGCACGGCCCGCCCGGCACGGGCAAGACCTCGGCCCTGCGCACCCTGGCCCGTTCCTGGCGCGACTGGTGCCAGGTGGACTGCGTCCTCGACCCGGAGCGGCTCTTCTCCGACGTCGGCTATCTGATGGACATCGCGATCGGCGAGGAGGACGGCACGGGCAAGGGCCGCTGGCGGCTGCTCCTGCTCGAGGACTGCGACGAGCTGATCCGCGGCGAGGCCAAGCACACCGCGGGCCAGGCGCTCTCGCGGCTGCTCAACCTCACCGACGGCCTCCTCGGCCAGGGCCGCAACGTGCTCGTGGGCGTCACGACCAACGAGGACCTCGAGCGCCTCCACCCCGCCGTGGTCCGCCCCGGCCGCTGCCTCGCCCGGATCGAGGTCGGCGCGCTGACCCGCCCGGAGGCGGTGAGCTGGCTGGGCACGGAGGAGGGCGTCGGCCGCGACGGCGCGACCCTGGCCGAGCTGTACGCGCTGCGCCGGGGCACGACGCCGACGTCGGTGCCGGACCAGCGGGAGGGCGCGGACGCGGGACTGTATCTGTAG
- a CDS encoding GH39 family glycosyl hydrolase — MGRHGWNSGARRWRLTALLGVGVAALALVVTLLNTLPGGGASTAGTTRDGDKVHGTPVTPPPTPRPEVGWGFTHTQYSADQGSDTATRRVEGLLEKQSVPQIQHIMGWGAGNPEPSKGRYDFSEMDRRIDFMRKSGGTPVVTLCCSPDWMKGGKAGANNTNWSQAALETAPDRAHYADFAALAATVAKRYPDVRHFIVWNEFKGFWNDGKARWDYEGYTELYNLVYKALKKVDKDILVGGPYLVMDSVDPRQTENASTTLKGTWGTMDQRVLDAFDYWNKNKVGADFVVVDGSSYTNDDDLLPNEFAATDKFTAVSRWVREQTHGLPLWWAEYYVEPADGNDERTGWSEAHRVAVQAAGLIAMARGGATSGFYWNPEKEKGTDCAGCLWTPTDRADGGAALPMLDLVSRFSRAFAPGSTYATVSVAPDDVPNVRVLATDKAVLVVNTLNRSINAQVDGKQFDMRAYEVKWLTR; from the coding sequence ATGGGACGTCATGGGTGGAATTCGGGGGCACGGCGGTGGCGGCTCACCGCGCTGCTCGGCGTGGGAGTGGCCGCTCTGGCCCTGGTGGTGACCTTGCTCAACACCCTGCCCGGAGGCGGCGCGAGCACCGCGGGCACCACCCGCGACGGGGACAAGGTGCACGGCACCCCCGTCACCCCGCCCCCAACGCCGCGACCCGAGGTGGGCTGGGGCTTCACCCACACCCAGTACAGCGCAGACCAGGGCAGTGACACGGCCACCCGGCGCGTCGAGGGGCTGCTGGAGAAGCAGTCGGTGCCGCAGATCCAGCACATCATGGGCTGGGGGGCGGGCAACCCCGAACCCTCCAAGGGGCGCTACGACTTCTCCGAGATGGACCGCCGTATCGACTTCATGCGGAAGTCCGGCGGGACCCCGGTCGTCACCCTGTGCTGCTCCCCGGACTGGATGAAGGGCGGCAAGGCCGGCGCGAACAACACGAACTGGAGCCAGGCCGCCCTGGAGACCGCCCCGGACCGCGCCCACTACGCGGACTTCGCCGCGCTCGCCGCGACCGTCGCCAAGCGCTATCCGGACGTCCGTCACTTCATCGTCTGGAACGAGTTCAAGGGTTTCTGGAACGACGGCAAGGCCCGCTGGGACTACGAGGGCTACACCGAGCTCTACAACCTCGTCTACAAGGCGCTGAAGAAGGTCGACAAGGACATCCTGGTCGGCGGGCCCTACCTCGTCATGGACAGCGTCGACCCGCGCCAGACGGAGAACGCGTCGACGACCCTGAAGGGCACCTGGGGCACCATGGACCAGCGGGTCCTCGACGCCTTCGACTACTGGAACAAGAACAAGGTGGGTGCCGACTTCGTCGTCGTCGACGGCTCCAGCTACACCAACGACGACGACCTGCTCCCGAACGAGTTCGCGGCCACCGACAAGTTCACCGCCGTCAGCCGGTGGGTGCGCGAGCAGACTCATGGACTGCCTCTGTGGTGGGCCGAGTACTACGTCGAGCCCGCCGACGGCAACGACGAGCGCACGGGCTGGTCCGAGGCCCACCGCGTCGCCGTCCAGGCCGCCGGCCTGATCGCGATGGCCCGCGGCGGCGCAACCTCCGGCTTCTACTGGAACCCGGAGAAGGAGAAGGGCACCGACTGCGCGGGCTGCCTGTGGACGCCGACCGACCGTGCCGACGGCGGCGCGGCCCTGCCCATGCTCGACCTCGTCTCCCGCTTCAGCCGGGCGTTCGCCCCGGGCTCCACGTACGCGACGGTGTCCGTGGCCCCCGACGACGTGCCCAACGTCCGTGTCCTCGCCACCGACAAGGCCGTCCTGGTCGTGAACACCCTGAACCGGTCCATCAACGCGCAGGTGGACGGCAAGCAGTTCGACATGAGGGCCTACGAAGTGAAGTGGCTCACCCGCTGA
- a CDS encoding GNAT family N-acetyltransferase, which produces MTDAPNQPEIRPAVAADVAAVKAVTDAAYHHYIERIGVVPKPMEADHAANVAAGRVFVTGEPVRGLVVIEAREDHLFLDSIAVHPDAHGKGVGRRLLAFVDAHARALGLTEVRLYTNAMMWENQTIYPKYGYEVVERRVDGRYDRIHYRKRLD; this is translated from the coding sequence ATGACAGATGCCCCGAACCAACCGGAGATCCGCCCGGCCGTTGCCGCCGACGTGGCCGCCGTGAAAGCGGTGACCGACGCCGCGTACCACCACTACATCGAGCGCATCGGAGTGGTGCCGAAGCCCATGGAGGCGGACCACGCGGCGAACGTGGCCGCGGGGCGGGTGTTCGTCACGGGGGAACCCGTGAGGGGCCTCGTGGTGATCGAGGCGCGCGAGGACCATCTCTTCCTCGACAGCATCGCCGTCCACCCCGACGCCCATGGCAAGGGCGTCGGGCGACGGCTGCTGGCGTTCGTGGACGCACACGCGCGTGCGCTCGGGCTGACCGAGGTCAGGCTCTACACGAACGCGATGATGTGGGAGAACCAGACGATCTACCCGAAGTACGGGTACGAGGTCGTGGAGCGCCGTGTGGACGGCCGGTACGACCGGATCCACTACCGCAAGCGGCTCGACTGA